Proteins encoded together in one Prunus dulcis chromosome 3, ALMONDv2, whole genome shotgun sequence window:
- the LOC117621637 gene encoding uncharacterized protein LOC117621637, whose amino-acid sequence MEVASANIEQVPDGECNDIVTDRDGVLTELDVENGVLEGRKQFVAPAVGMEFESYDDAYNYYNCYAKEVGFRVRVKNSWFKRNSREKYGAVLCCSSQGFKRIKDVNRLRKETRTGCPAMLRMRLVDSKRWRVLEVTLEHNHLLGAKIYKSIKKVGSGMKRKSQSSSDAEKRTIKLYRALVIDSGVDGTSNSNPTDIRNFPDHPNQLNLKKGDTQAIYNYLCRMQLTNPNFFYLMDLNDDGRLRNVFWMDARCRAACGYFADVIYFDNTYLSNKYEIPLVAFVGINHHGQTVLLGCALLAGETTESYTWLFRAWLTCVSGQFPQTIITDRCKALQSAIAEVFPRCHHRFGLSHIIKKVPEKLGGLRNYDAIRKALIKAVYETLKVNEFEAAWGFMIQRFGVGDHEWLRSLYEDRFRWAPVYLKETFFTGMSAARPGETLSPFFDRYVHKQTPLKEFLDKYELALQKKHKEEALADIESRSSSPTLKTRCSFEFQLSKVYTREIFKKFQFEVEEMYSCFSTTQLHVDGPIIIFLVKERVVVEGNRREIRDYEVLYNRTAGEVRCICSCFNFYGYLCRHALCVLNFNGVEEIPSKYILSRWKKDFKRIYIPDHGSSNADDTNRMQWFNQLYRSALQIVEEGVISLDHYKVALQAFEESLNRVHDVEDKRGIFDILAPYQTSVQFSSVQKKNLQFSSIELSHFVRHAPLSLLSECTCRFSGSSPATLRSDMDEVSLNTEPAGDDDADEFEIEGDCAMTDFISQTGIIQGENPLPPVVGMEFDSYEDVYYFYNCYAKQQGFGVRVSNTWYRKSKERYRGKLSCSSAGFKKKSEANRPRPETRTGCPAMIKFRLMDSNRWRVIEVELEHNHLISPASGKFYKSHKSVGVGTKRALQLDTAEEVQKIRLFRTVIIDSEGNGSIDVDEGESGNRVDYSNQLKLKEGDAQAVQNYFSRLQLMDPNFFYVVDLNEKGCLRNLFWADARTRVAYSYFCDIVAIDTTCLENKFEVPLVSFIGVNHHGQSVLLGCGLLASETVESYTWLFRAWLTCILGRPPQAIITSQCRTLQTAISDVFPRASHCLCLSHIMQKFPENLGGLFEYEAIKESFSRAVYYSLRVEEFEAAWEDMVQRHGIRDHKWLKALFDDRKRWVPVYLKDIFLAGMSPVQPSEVVSSYFKEFLHKDTPLKEFLDKYDQALQTHHRLEALADLDSRNSSYMLKSGCYFELQLSKVYTNDILRKFESEVEGMYSCFSTSQLNPDGPVITHIVKEQTEVDGNRREVRDYEVLYNPSEMEVLCICGMFNLRGYLCRHALSVLNQNGVEEIPAQYVLSRWRKDIERNYIFDHSCSGIDINNPVHRYDHLYKCIVQVVEEGRKSQDRYKVAFGALDEILNKLCLTEDPTL is encoded by the exons ATGGAAGTAGCCTCTGCTAACATTGAGCAAGTACCAGATGGTGAGTGCAATGATATTGTAACTGATAGAGATGGTGTCCTGACAGAATTAGATGTTGAAAATGGTGTCCTTGAAGGAAGAAAGCAATTTGTTGCCCCCGCTGTTGGAATGGAATTTGAGTCTTATGATGATGCTTATAATTATTACAACTGCTATGCTAAGGAAGTGGGATTTCGTGTTAGAGTGAAGAATTCATGGTTTAAGAGGAACAGTAGAGAGAAGTATGGTGCAGTACTTTGTTGCAGCAGCCAGGGTTTCAAAAGAATTAAAGATGTAAACCgtttaagaaaagaaacaagaactGGCTGTCCTGCAATGTTAAGGATGAGGTTAGTGGACTCCAAGAGGTGGAGGGTACTTGAAGTTACACTTGAACATAACCATTTGTTAGGTGCTAAGATCTACAAATCAATTAAGAAGGTGGGAAGTGGAATGAAAAGGAAGTCACAGTCAAGTTCAGATGCAGAAAAACGAACAATTAAGTTGTACCGAGCACTTGTGATAGATTCAGGGGTCGATGGGACCTCAAATTCGAATCCAACAGATATCAGGAATTTTCCTGATCATCCCAATCAGTTGAACCTTAAAAAAGGTGACACACAAGCAATCTATAACTATCTTTGCCGAATGCAGTTGACTAATCCGAACTTCTTTTACTTGATGGACCTCAATGATGATGGGCGGTTAAGGAATGTGTTCTGGATGGATGCTCGGTGTAGGGCAGCCTGTGGTTATTTTGCTGATGTGATATACTTTGACAACACatatttgtcaaataaatATGAGATCCCACTTGTGGCATTTGTAGGGATAAATCACCATGGGCAGACAGTATTGCTTGGTTGTGCCCTGCTTGCTGGGGAGACAACGGAATCTTATACTTGGTTGTTCAGAGCTTGGCTTACATGTGTATCAGGACAGTTTCCACAAACAATTATTACTGACAGGTGCAAGGCTTTACAGAGTGCAATTGCAGAGGTATTTCCAAGATGCCATCATCGGTTTGGTTTGTCACACATCATTAAAAAAGTTCCCGAAAAATTAGGAGGATTGCGCAACTATGATGCCATTAGGAAGGCATTGATTAAAGCAGTTTATGAAACTCTGAAGGTGAATGAATTTGAAGCAGCATGGGGATTCATGATTCAGCGTTTTGGGGTTGGTGATCATGAGTGGCTTCGTTCTTTATATGAAGACCGATTTCGGTGGGCTCCAGTTTATTTAAAAGAGACATTTTTTACTGGAATGTCGGCTGCACGTCCAGGTGAAACCTTAAGTCCATTTTTTGACAGATATGTGCACAAACAAACTCCACTGAAAGAATTTCTTGATAAGTATGAATTGGCTCTGCAAAAGAAGCATAAGGAAGAAGCTCTTGCAGATATTGAGTCACGAAGCTCAAGTCCCACTTTAAAAACAAGATGTTCCTTTGAGTTCCAGCTTTCAAAAGTTTACACAAGAGAAATTTTCAAGAAGTTTCAATTTGAAGTGGAGGAGATGTATTCTTGTTTTAGCACTACACAGTTACACGTTGACGGGCCAATCATAATATTCTTGGTCAAGGAGCGTGTTGTGGTTGAGGGAAATAGGCGAGAGATTAGAGATTATGAAGTTCTGTACAACAGAACAGCAGGCGAGGTTCGTTGCATTTGCAGTTGCTTTAACTTCTATGGGTATTTATGTCGACATGCATTGTGTGTGCTTAATTTTAATGGAGTGGAGGAGATCCCTTCCAAGTACATTTTGTCGAGATGGAAAAAGGATTTCAAGCGTATATATATTCCAGATCATGGCTCCAGTAATGCCGATGACACCAACCGCATGCAATGGTTCAATCAGTTATATAGAAGTGCCTTGCAAATTGTAGAGGAAGGTGTGATTTCTCTTGACCATTACAAGGTAGCATTGCAAGCATTTGAAGAGTCATTGAATAGGGTTCATGATGTAGAGGACAAA AGGGgcatttttgatattttagcCCCATATCAAACTTCAGTTCAGTTCAGTTCAGTTCAGAAAAAAAACCTTCAGTTCAGTTCGATCGAACTAAGCCACTTTGTACGTCACGCGCCACTTTCCTTGCTGAGCGAGTGTACTTGCCGATTTTCCGGAAGCTCCCCCGCGACTCTCCGATCAG ATATGGATGAAGTTTCTCTGAACACGGAGCCAGCGGGCGATGATGATGCTGATGAATTTGAGATTGAAGGAGACTGTGCAATGACAGATTTTATCAGTCAAACTGGCATTATTCAAGGCGAGAACCCTCTCCCTCCTGTTGTTGGAATGGAATTTGATTCTTACGAGGATGTGTATTACTTCTACAATTGCTATGCCAAGCAACAGGGATTTGGGGTTAGGGTAAGCAATACGTGGTATAGAAAGAGCAAGGAAAGATACAGAGGAAAACTTAGCTGCAGTAGCGCAGGTTTCAAAAAGAAGAGTGAAGCAAATCGCCCAAGGCCAGAAACTAGAACCGGTTGTCCAGCAATGATAAAGTTTAGGTTAATGGACTCGAACAGGTGGAGAGTTATTGAAGTTGAGCTTGAGCACAACCATTTGATTAGTCCAGCAAGtggaaaattttataaatctcACAAGAGCGTAGGTGTGGGAACTAAAAGAGCGTTGCAGTTAGATACTGCTGAAGAAGTGCAAAAGATCAGGCTATTTCGAACAGTGATCATTGATTCTGAGGGTAATGGAAGCATAGATGTTGATGAAGGAGAATCTGGGAATAGAGTTGACTACTCCAATCAATTGAAGCTTAAAGAAGGAGATGCCCAAGCAGTTCAGAATTACTTTTCTCGCTTGCAGTTAATGGATCCAAACTTCTTTTATGTGGTGGATCTAAATGAGAAAGGATGCTTGAGAAATTTGTTCTGGGCTGATGCGAGGACAAGGGTTGCTTACAGTTATTTCTGTGATATAGTTGCCATTGACACTACATGCTTGGAAAACAAGTTTGAAGTCCCGCTGGTGTCATTTATTGGAGTAAATCATCACGGACAATCTGTGCTGCTAGGCTGTGGTTTACTTGCAAGTGAGACAGTTGAATCCTATACATGGTTGTTTAGAGCTTGGCTCACATGCATACTGGGACGCCCTCCTCAAGCGATCATTACTAGTCAATGCAGAACATTGCAAACTGCCATTTCTGATGTTTTCCCCAGAGCTTCTCATTGTCTTTGCTTATCACATATAATGCAAAAATTTCCAGAAAATTTGGGAGGATTGTTCGAGTATGAAGCAATTAAAGAATCTTTTAGTAGAGCAGTTTACTACTCTCTGAGGGTGGAGGAATTTGAAGCAGCTTGGGAGGATATGGTCCAGCGCCATGGAATTAGAGATCATAAATGGCTTAAAGCATTATTCGACGATCGGAAGCGGTGGGTTCCAGTATATTTGAAGGATATATTTTTGGCAGGGATGTCCCCTGTGCAACCAAGTGAGGTTGTCTCTTCATACTTCAAAGAATTTCTTCATAAAGATACTCCTTTAAAGGAATTTTTAGATAAGTATGATCAAGCTCTGCAAACGCATCATCGGCTGGAAGCCTTGGCAGATTTGGATTCAAGAAATTCGAGTTATATGTTGAAGTCAGGATGCTATTTTGAGTTGCAACTCTCCAAAGTGTACACTAATGACATTCTTAGGAAGTTTGAATCAGAGGTAGAAGGAATGTACTCTTGTTTCAGCACTAGTCAGTTAAATCCTGATGGGCCAGTCATAACACACATAGTGAAGGAACAAACTGAAGTTGATGGAAATAGGAGAGAGGTGAGAGACTATGAGGTTTTGTATAATCCATCTGAGATGGAGGTCCTTTGCATCTGTGGCATGTTCAACTTGAGGGGATATTTGTGCAGGCACGCACTATCAGTCCTTAACCAAAATGGCGTGGAGGAGATCCCGGCTCAATACGTCCTTTCGCGATGGAGAAAGGATATTGAACGCAATTACATTTTTGATCATAGCTGCAGTGGCATTGACATTAATAACCCAGTTCACAGGTATGACCATTTGTATAAATGCATTGTGCAAGTTGTGGAAGAAGGGAGGAAATCACAAGACCGATACAAGGTTGCATTCGGGGCTTTGGATGAGATATTGAATAAGCTTTGTCTTACAGAGGATCCTACCCTGTAA
- the LOC117623305 gene encoding protein FAR1-RELATED SEQUENCE 8-like encodes MTGENTFSPSDQAFSANSNLHITIQEGSQNSEQLLENENNDLENDCEQLFEIEGNEPESERDDTSDQLFDIQSNDHENDGGDINEHLFEIEGNDHESSRDDRTIIDYQNGGSQEKAYPPPVVGLEFDSYDDAYNYYNCYAKELGFAIRVKSSWTKRNSKEKRGAVLCCNCEGFKTIKDANSRKKETRTGCLAMIRLRLVESNRWRVDEVKLEHNHLFDPERAQNSKSHKRMDSGAKRKMEPTVDVEVRTIKLYRTPVVDAVGYGSSNSNEGETNNHVDRSKRLKLKNGDARAIYKYFCRVQLTDPNFFYVIDLNDEGYSRNVFWIDSRSRAAYNYFGDVVSFDTTCLSNNYEIPLVAFVGVNHHGQTILLGCGLLADETLETYIWLFRAWLTCMSGRPPQTIITNQCKAMQSALAEVFPRAHHRLSSSHVMQSILENMGAIQEYEAFQMILSRTVYDSIKVDEFELAWEHMIQRFGIRDHEFIQTLYDDREQWVPVYSKDTFFAVMPNFQKGESANPFFDGYVHQQTSLEEFLDVYDVVLEKKRQEEARNDFESRELTPMLRTRCYYELQLSKFYTKDVFIKFQDEVVMMSSCFSITQVHTNGPIVTYMIKEREGEEIMRDNNRNFEVMYDKAGAEVRCMCSCFNLNGYLCRHALCILNYNGVEEIPFQYILSRWRKDFKRLYVPDLGSNNVDITNPVQWFDHLYRRAMQVVQEGMISQDHYMVSWQAFKESLNKVRLVADKRV; translated from the exons ATGACCGGCGAAAACACTTTTTCTCCGAGCGACCAGGCCTTCTCAGCAAACTCTAACCTCCATATCACT ATACAAGAAGGTTCCCAAAACAGCGAGCAACTGCTGgagaatgaaaacaatgaCCTTGAAAATGACTGTGAGCAATTATTTGAGATTGAAGGCAATGAGCCTGAAAGTGAAAGAGATGATACAAGTGATCAATTATTTGACATTCAAAGTAATGACCATGAAAATGACGGAGGTGATATAAATGAGCATCTGTTTGAAATTGAAGGCAATGACCATGAAAGTAGCAGGGATGATAGAACAATAATTGATTATCAAAATGGTGGATCTCAAGAAAAGGCCTATCCCCCACCAGTTGTGGGTTTGGAGTTTGATTCATATGATGATGCCTACAATTATTATAATTGTTATGCTAAGGAACTTGGATTTGCTATCAGGGTGAAATCCTCATGGACAAAGCGTAACAGCAAGGAGAAGCGTGGTGCAGTGCTCTGTTGCAATTGTGAGGGTTTTAAAACAATTAAAGATGCAAACAGCCGcaagaaagaaacaagaacaGGCTGTCTAGCAATGATAAGGTTGAGATTAGTAGAATCTAACAGATGGAGAGTGGACGAAGTCAAGCTTGAACACAACCATTTATTCGATCCTGAAAGAGCTCAGAACTCCAAGTCGCACAAGAGGATGGACTCAGGAGCTAAAAGAAAGATGGAGCCAACTGTTGATGTTGAAGTACGCACAATCAAGTTATATCGGACACCTGTCGTAGATGCAGTTGGTTATGGAAGCTCAAACTCAAATGAGGGAGAAACTAACAACCATGTTGATCGGTCCAAGCGATTGAAACTCAAAAATGGAGATGCAAGAGCAATTTATAAGTATTTTTGCCGGGTTCAGCTAACCGATCCTAATTTTTTCTATGTGATCGATCTCAATGATGAAGGGTATTCGAGGAATGTGTTTTGGATTGATTCCAGGTCTAGGGCAGCGTACAATTACTTTGGTGACGTGGTTTCATTTGATACTACATGCTTGTCAAACAATTATGAGATTCCACTTGTTGCATTTGTTGGAGTAAATCACCATGGACAAACTATCTTGCTTGGTTGTGGTTTGCTAGCCGATGAGACACTAGAAACATATATATGGTTATTTAGGGCATGGCTTACGTGCATGTCTGGTCGCCCTCCACAAACTATCATCACAAACCAGTGCAAGGCCATGCAAAGTGCTCTAGCAGAGGTATTTCCTAGGGCTCATCATCGTCTTTCTTCTTCACATGTCATGCAAAGTATTCTTGAGAATATGGGAGCAATACAAGAATATGAGGcatttcaaatgattttgagTAGGACTGTATATGACTCAATAAAAGTAGATGAGTTTGAATTGGCTTGGGAGCATATGATTCAGAGATTTGGAATAAGGGATCATGAGTTTATTCAAACTTTGTATGATGATCGAGAGCAATGGGTTCCAGTTTACTCAAAAGACACATTTTTTGCTGTAATGCCCAATTTTCAGAAAGGTGAGTCCGCAAACCCATTTTTCGATGGTTATGTGCATCAACAAACTTCGTTGGAAGAGTTTCTTGACGTTTATGATGTAGTCTTAGAAAAGAAGCGTCAGGAAGAAGCTCGTAATGATTTTGAGTCGAGAGAATTGACTCCAATGTTAAGAACAAGATGCTATTACGAGTTGCAACTCTCTAAGTTTTACACAAAAGATGTATTCATAAAGTTTCAAGATGAGGTTGTGATGATGTCTTCTTGCTTTAGCATAACTCAAGTTCACACAAATGGACCAATTGTGACATACATGATCAAAGAACGTGAAGGGGAGGAAATTATGAGGGATAATAATAGGAACTTTGAAGTTATGTATGACAAAGCAGGAGCAGAAGTTCGTTGTATGTGCAGTTGCTTTAATTTAAATGGCTACCTATGCCGACACGCCTTATGCATCCTGAACTATAATGGTGTGGAAGAAATACCGTTTCAGTATATCTTGTCGAGATGGAGAAAAGACTTTAAGCGGTTGTATGTACCAGATCTTGGGAGCAATAATGTTGATATCACAAACCCAGTTCAGTGGTTTGATCATTTGTATAGAAGAGCGATGCAAGTTGTTCAGGAAGGGATGATTTCTCAGGATCACTATATGGTATCTTGGCAAGCATTTAAAGAGTCTTTGAATAAGGTCCGTCTAGTAGCAGATAAGCGTGTATAG
- the LOC117622076 gene encoding cis-3-alkyl-4-alkyloxetan-2-one decarboxylase isoform X2, producing the protein MAWALLSLPLNLPPSSSPLPSILNPFKPKSQIGWLASCSGSRRRARVIASAADQEKTEDKDEDKDSSAFNPFGFVTDNPSSRSAIQIIESPAESGNVGQMLYRIEDKGKEYGKYVRSGEHVWFVRETGSAESQRGTVIFLHGAPTQSYSYRNVMSQMSELGFHCFAPDWLGFGFSDKPQPGYGFDYKGSYGLTWALKNQSRISKLAILNSPLTVSSPVPGLFKQLRIPLFGEFTCQNAVMAERFIEAGSAYVLKLEKADVYRLPYLSSSGPGFAILEATRKANFNNISTQIASGFASGSWDIPTLVAWGIADKYLPQSVAEEFQKGNPTAVKLKLIEGAGHMPQEDWPERVVTALRVFF; encoded by the exons ATGGCTTGGGCTCTGCTCTCTCTGCCTCTCAACCTccctccctcttcttctcctctgCCCTCCATACTCAATCCTTTCAAACCCAAATCCCAAATAGGCTGGCTTGCAAGTTGTAGTGGCAGTAGAAGAAGAGCAAGAGTCATAGCCAGTGCTGCAGACCAGGAAAAAACCGAGGACAAAGACGAAGACAAAGACTCGTCAGCTTTCAATCCCTTTGGCTTTGTCACTGATAACCCGTCAAGCCGCAGCGCCATTCAGATCATTGAGAGCCCTGCAGAGTCTGGCAATGTCGGCCAAATGCTTTAT AGGATAGAAGACAAGGGGAAGGAATATGGAAAATACGTCAGATCAGGGGAGCATGTATGGTTTGTTAGAGAAactg GATCAGCTGAGAGCCAACGTGGAACAGTTATCTTTCTTCATGGTGCTCCCACACAATCTTATAGCTACAGAAATGTTATGTCTCAG ATGTCAGAACTTGGGTTCCACTGCTTTGCACCTGATTGGCTAGGATTTGGTTTCAGTGACAAGCCACAGCCTGGATATGGATTTGATTACAAAG GTTCATATGGATTGACATGGGCCTTAAAAAACCAAAGCAGAATATCAAAGCTCGCAATTCTAAatagtccactcacagtttcATCTCCTGTTCCTGGACTGTTCAAGCAACTAAG AATTCCtctttttggtgaatttacaTGCCAGAATGCTGTTATGGCAGAGCGCTTTATTGAAGCAGGTAGCGC TTACGTCTTGAAGCTGGAAAAGGCTGATGTGTACCGGTTACCATATCTTTCAAGCAGTGGACCTGGATTTG CTATACTTGAAGCTACAAGAAAGGCCAATTTCAATAATATATCAACCCAAATCGCATCTGGCTTTGCATCCGGAAG TTGGGATATACCGACTCTAGTTGCTTGGGGGATTGCAGACAAGTATCTGCCTCAATCTGTGGCGGAAGAGTTTCAGAAAGGAAACCCTACTGCTGTCAAGCTTAAGTTGATAGAAGGTGCTGGGCATATGCCACAGGAGGACTG GCCAGAGAGAGTTGTTACTGCTCTGAGAGTATTCTTTTAA
- the LOC117622076 gene encoding cis-3-alkyl-4-alkyloxetan-2-one decarboxylase isoform X1, translated as MAWALLSLPLNLPPSSSPLPSILNPFKPKSQIGWLASCSGSRRRARVIASAADQEKTEDKDEDKDSSAFNPFGFVTDNPSSRSAIQIIESPAESGNVGQMLYRIEDKGKEYGKYVRSGEHVWFVRETGSAESQRGTVIFLHGAPTQSYSYRNVMSQMSELGFHCFAPDWLGFGFSDKPQPGYGFDYKEEEFHEEFDKLLDVLGVKSPFYLVVQGFLVGSYGLTWALKNQSRISKLAILNSPLTVSSPVPGLFKQLRIPLFGEFTCQNAVMAERFIEAGSAYVLKLEKADVYRLPYLSSSGPGFAILEATRKANFNNISTQIASGFASGSWDIPTLVAWGIADKYLPQSVAEEFQKGNPTAVKLKLIEGAGHMPQEDWPERVVTALRVFF; from the exons ATGGCTTGGGCTCTGCTCTCTCTGCCTCTCAACCTccctccctcttcttctcctctgCCCTCCATACTCAATCCTTTCAAACCCAAATCCCAAATAGGCTGGCTTGCAAGTTGTAGTGGCAGTAGAAGAAGAGCAAGAGTCATAGCCAGTGCTGCAGACCAGGAAAAAACCGAGGACAAAGACGAAGACAAAGACTCGTCAGCTTTCAATCCCTTTGGCTTTGTCACTGATAACCCGTCAAGCCGCAGCGCCATTCAGATCATTGAGAGCCCTGCAGAGTCTGGCAATGTCGGCCAAATGCTTTAT AGGATAGAAGACAAGGGGAAGGAATATGGAAAATACGTCAGATCAGGGGAGCATGTATGGTTTGTTAGAGAAactg GATCAGCTGAGAGCCAACGTGGAACAGTTATCTTTCTTCATGGTGCTCCCACACAATCTTATAGCTACAGAAATGTTATGTCTCAG ATGTCAGAACTTGGGTTCCACTGCTTTGCACCTGATTGGCTAGGATTTGGTTTCAGTGACAAGCCACAGCCTGGATATGGATTTGATTACAAAG AAGAGGAGTTCCATGAAGAATTTGACAAATTACTAGATGTGCTGGGGGTCAAATCTCCTTTCTATCTGGTCGTTCAG GGATTTCTTGTAGGTTCATATGGATTGACATGGGCCTTAAAAAACCAAAGCAGAATATCAAAGCTCGCAATTCTAAatagtccactcacagtttcATCTCCTGTTCCTGGACTGTTCAAGCAACTAAG AATTCCtctttttggtgaatttacaTGCCAGAATGCTGTTATGGCAGAGCGCTTTATTGAAGCAGGTAGCGC TTACGTCTTGAAGCTGGAAAAGGCTGATGTGTACCGGTTACCATATCTTTCAAGCAGTGGACCTGGATTTG CTATACTTGAAGCTACAAGAAAGGCCAATTTCAATAATATATCAACCCAAATCGCATCTGGCTTTGCATCCGGAAG TTGGGATATACCGACTCTAGTTGCTTGGGGGATTGCAGACAAGTATCTGCCTCAATCTGTGGCGGAAGAGTTTCAGAAAGGAAACCCTACTGCTGTCAAGCTTAAGTTGATAGAAGGTGCTGGGCATATGCCACAGGAGGACTG GCCAGAGAGAGTTGTTACTGCTCTGAGAGTATTCTTTTAA